In Kitasatospora sp. NA04385, a single genomic region encodes these proteins:
- a CDS encoding maleylpyruvate isomerase family mycothiol-dependent enzyme: MDYADYLVELRRELDEFGALLDGDLTAPVEHCGDWTLADLAAHMGAGNLWVVAAVREGHGDSYDENAVPEDPAAVRAWYDGTADALVEALSVDPATEAWTIAPPHTVGFWRRRRTQETMVHRWDAANALGAAKPLDVELAADGVAEVFDTMAARMIARGAATVPEQAVRLTATDCARSWTYGPGEPVAEVSGTAEDLLLVLWGRKPRESDALTWTGDRAAGLAALAGPLVP, from the coding sequence GTGGACTACGCGGACTACTTGGTGGAACTGAGGCGCGAACTCGACGAGTTCGGCGCCCTGCTGGACGGCGACCTGACGGCCCCGGTCGAGCACTGCGGCGACTGGACGCTGGCCGACCTGGCCGCGCACATGGGTGCGGGCAATCTATGGGTCGTCGCGGCGGTCCGGGAGGGGCACGGCGACAGTTACGACGAGAACGCCGTCCCCGAGGACCCGGCCGCGGTCAGGGCCTGGTACGACGGGACGGCGGACGCGCTGGTGGAGGCGCTGTCGGTCGACCCCGCCACCGAGGCGTGGACGATCGCCCCGCCGCACACCGTCGGCTTCTGGCGCCGCCGCCGCACCCAGGAGACCATGGTGCACCGCTGGGACGCCGCCAACGCGCTCGGCGCGGCGAAGCCGCTCGACGTGGAACTCGCCGCCGACGGCGTCGCCGAGGTCTTCGACACCATGGCCGCGCGCATGATCGCCCGGGGCGCGGCCACCGTCCCCGAGCAGGCCGTACGGCTCACCGCCACCGACTGCGCCCGCTCCTGGACGTACGGCCCCGGCGAGCCGGTCGCGGAGGTCTCCGGCACCGCCGAGGACCTGCTGCTGGTGCTGTGGGGCCGCAAGCCGCGCGAGAGCGACGCACTGACCTGGACCGGCGACCGCGCCGCGGGCCTGGCCGCACTGGCCGGTCCCCTGGTCCCCTGA
- a CDS encoding DUF4132 domain-containing protein has protein sequence MARHGGRHDGTRAPDEPAGPGGPAELPDEDGFVLPEAWRPLVAPLRRDGVPVPASVPAADRPVVDPEEAHRREVDAVDERVEWIDRLLADEFSDPGAVAAVCTYLNGEGWDALGAALTARMIRRSDEPDALRGEFEDRVAWAGLSFAVRAVLASFDADLVRVWTGSAARHWVGVLDLEGEQYIDLAAQYGLLALARQALAETPEDEHAAIVEELAQLRTTPLRRAAVARLVPERTEWVEECLAELPRGHSRTATVLRTLLLPALSSVEQVERFAPTGDGVGPDWTPGLVATLADRVGPAVAPLLASALSRYRCDPQERELATMLAEFPTDGAMLALAERLSQPHVRDLLLAAAQRFPVRAVRVLSAAARRGGVNGPVFRELLDRHLALWRPRLPEVLARLDEGTASFVRSLASAREPLPEAPPERVPALLAEPPWAWPRTVRRPEVLTGLTADPEPRLVWRPGEAAAYANGGDPYWRYPADTDWTEVVGELSADAFDWRAARLLAWGPAELVRPYLEDWQPAEYLSQGVHLRQVLGRYGTAALRLLRFAAGHRPEEVAPALGPVLDPTVAGLMADLLVRGGSARSAARSWFARHGVAGALLLVPAAVGPAGAERRAGEHALRRVAAAEGADALLAAVAERYGERARAAVADVLGPGGLARALPGRMPQPPEWLRVEVLPQLLLADGGGALPPPAVRNLLGMLQLGRPREPYPGLAAVLPALRADAAAAFAWALCEEWRHAGTPSKDSWALHALGELGDDDTARRLVPLPPWLSHHRQVDGLDALVSIGSADALAQLHGVARSAKSEVVKERALERISEVAESLGLTAEQLADRLAPDLGLGPDATFAVDYGARTFTVGFDEQLRPYVLDPAGRRRKALPPPAAEDDPGLAAAGRRRFTALKRDVRAFVTERTARLRDAMAAERSWSAAEFRDLLLAHPLLAHLVNRLVWTADGTAFRIAEDRTFADVRDEPFELPADAVLRIAHPLHLGPDLAAWTELFTDYEIVQPFPQLALPIGALTAEEAAGNRLPRFEGRTVPVWRLLALARRDWQQDDPGYGGDGVADRLHKPLPDGRHLLLALDPGIRAHSPAEAVEQRIDAVWFGTSSDYYPPEPPTDGDGGGGGARLGELSPVVASELLADLAELTAD, from the coding sequence GTGGCACGGCACGGGGGACGACACGACGGAACGCGCGCGCCGGACGAGCCGGCCGGGCCCGGCGGGCCGGCCGAACTGCCGGACGAGGACGGCTTCGTGCTGCCGGAGGCCTGGCGCCCGCTGGTGGCGCCGCTCCGCCGGGACGGGGTGCCCGTCCCGGCGTCCGTCCCGGCGGCGGACCGGCCGGTGGTGGACCCGGAGGAGGCCCATCGGCGCGAGGTGGACGCGGTGGACGAGCGGGTCGAGTGGATCGACCGGCTGCTGGCCGACGAGTTCTCCGACCCCGGGGCGGTGGCCGCCGTCTGTACCTACCTGAACGGGGAGGGCTGGGACGCGCTCGGGGCGGCGCTCACCGCCCGGATGATCCGCCGGTCGGACGAACCCGACGCCCTGCGCGGGGAGTTCGAGGACCGGGTGGCCTGGGCCGGACTGTCGTTCGCGGTCCGGGCGGTGCTGGCCTCCTTCGACGCGGACCTCGTCCGGGTGTGGACGGGTTCCGCGGCCCGGCACTGGGTGGGCGTCCTGGACCTGGAGGGCGAGCAGTACATCGACCTGGCCGCGCAGTACGGCCTGCTGGCACTCGCCCGGCAGGCCCTGGCCGAGACACCCGAGGACGAACACGCCGCCATCGTCGAGGAGTTGGCGCAGCTGCGGACCACGCCGCTGCGGCGGGCGGCCGTCGCCCGGCTGGTGCCGGAGCGGACCGAGTGGGTGGAGGAGTGCCTGGCCGAACTGCCCCGGGGCCACAGCCGGACCGCCACCGTGCTGCGCACGCTGCTGCTGCCCGCGCTGAGCAGCGTCGAGCAGGTGGAGCGGTTCGCTCCGACCGGCGACGGGGTGGGCCCGGATTGGACGCCCGGGCTGGTGGCCACCCTGGCCGACCGGGTCGGCCCGGCGGTGGCGCCCCTGCTGGCGTCCGCGCTGAGCCGGTACCGGTGCGACCCGCAGGAGCGGGAACTCGCGACGATGCTGGCCGAGTTCCCGACCGACGGGGCGATGCTCGCGCTGGCCGAGCGGCTCTCCCAGCCGCACGTCCGCGACCTGCTGCTGGCGGCCGCGCAGCGCTTCCCGGTGCGGGCGGTACGGGTGCTGTCGGCGGCCGCGCGGCGCGGCGGCGTGAACGGCCCGGTGTTCCGGGAGCTGCTCGACCGGCACCTGGCGCTGTGGCGGCCGCGGTTGCCGGAGGTCCTGGCCCGGCTGGACGAGGGGACCGCGTCGTTCGTCCGCTCGCTGGCGAGCGCCCGGGAGCCGCTGCCCGAGGCGCCGCCGGAGCGGGTGCCCGCGCTGCTGGCCGAGCCGCCGTGGGCCTGGCCGCGCACCGTCCGCAGGCCGGAGGTGCTGACCGGCCTCACCGCCGACCCGGAGCCCCGGCTGGTCTGGCGGCCGGGCGAGGCGGCGGCGTACGCGAACGGCGGCGACCCGTACTGGCGCTACCCGGCGGACACCGACTGGACGGAGGTGGTCGGGGAGCTGTCCGCGGACGCCTTCGACTGGCGGGCGGCCCGGCTGCTGGCCTGGGGCCCGGCCGAGCTGGTGCGGCCGTACCTGGAGGACTGGCAGCCCGCGGAGTACCTGAGCCAGGGCGTCCACCTGCGGCAGGTCCTGGGCAGGTACGGGACGGCCGCGCTGCGGCTGCTGCGCTTCGCCGCCGGGCACCGCCCGGAGGAGGTCGCCCCGGCCCTGGGGCCGGTGCTGGACCCGACCGTGGCGGGCCTGATGGCGGACCTGCTGGTGCGGGGCGGATCGGCCCGGTCGGCGGCCCGTTCGTGGTTCGCCCGGCACGGCGTGGCGGGGGCGCTGCTGCTGGTTCCGGCGGCGGTCGGCCCGGCCGGTGCGGAGCGGCGGGCCGGGGAGCACGCGCTGCGGCGGGTCGCGGCGGCCGAGGGGGCGGACGCCCTGCTGGCGGCGGTGGCGGAGCGCTACGGCGAGCGGGCCCGGGCGGCGGTCGCGGACGTGCTGGGCCCCGGCGGCCTGGCCCGGGCGCTGCCGGGCCGGATGCCGCAGCCGCCGGAGTGGCTGCGCGTGGAGGTGCTCCCGCAGCTGCTGCTGGCGGACGGCGGCGGCGCGCTGCCGCCCCCGGCGGTGCGGAACCTGCTGGGCATGCTGCAACTGGGCCGGCCGCGCGAGCCCTACCCGGGCCTGGCGGCGGTGCTACCGGCGCTGCGGGCCGATGCGGCGGCGGCGTTCGCCTGGGCGCTGTGCGAGGAGTGGCGGCACGCGGGCACGCCGTCCAAGGACAGTTGGGCGCTGCACGCGCTCGGCGAGCTCGGCGACGACGACACCGCCCGCCGGCTGGTGCCGCTGCCGCCCTGGCTGTCCCACCACCGCCAGGTGGACGGCCTGGACGCGCTGGTGTCGATCGGCAGCGCCGACGCCCTGGCGCAGTTGCACGGCGTCGCCCGGAGCGCGAAGTCCGAGGTGGTCAAGGAACGTGCGCTGGAACGGATTTCGGAGGTCGCCGAGTCGCTGGGCCTGACGGCCGAGCAGCTCGCCGACCGCCTGGCCCCCGACCTGGGCCTGGGCCCGGACGCCACCTTCGCCGTCGACTACGGCGCCCGGACGTTCACCGTCGGCTTCGACGAGCAGCTCCGGCCGTACGTCCTGGACCCGGCGGGCAGACGGCGCAAGGCGCTGCCCCCGCCCGCCGCCGAGGACGACCCGGGCCTGGCGGCGGCCGGGCGGCGGCGGTTCACCGCGCTGAAGCGGGACGTCCGGGCGTTCGTCACCGAACGGACCGCCCGGCTGCGGGACGCCATGGCGGCCGAACGCTCCTGGAGCGCGGCCGAGTTCCGCGACCTGCTGCTGGCCCACCCGCTGCTCGCCCACCTGGTGAACCGGCTGGTCTGGACGGCCGACGGCACCGCGTTCCGGATCGCCGAGGACCGCACCTTCGCCGACGTCCGCGACGAACCGTTCGAGCTGCCCGCGGACGCCGTGCTGCGGATCGCCCACCCGCTGCACCTGGGCCCGGACCTGGCGGCCTGGACGGAGCTGTTCACCGACTACGAGATCGTCCAGCCGTTCCCGCAACTCGCCCTTCCGATCGGCGCGTTGACGGCCGAGGAGGCGGCCGGGAACCGGCTGCCCCGGTTCGAGGGACGCACCGTCCCGGTCTGGCGGCTGCTCGCCCTGGCCCGGCGCGACTGGCAGCAGGACGACCCCGGGTACGGCGGCGACGGCGTGGCGGACCGGCTGCACAAGCCGCTGCCGGACGGCCGCCACCTGCTGCTCGCGCTCGACCCGGGCATCCGGGCGCACTCCCCCGCCGAGGCGGTCGAGCAGCGGATCGACGCGGTGTGGTTCGGCACCTCCTCCGACTACTACCCGCCGGAACCGCCGACGGACGGGGATGGGGGCGGGGGCGGGGCCCGGCTCGGCGAGCTGTCACCCGTCGTCGCCTCCGAACTGCTGGCCGACCTGGCGGAGTTGACCGCCGACTGA
- a CDS encoding DUF4132 domain-containing protein has translation MAERHGAAAVTAAAAERYGAGAAAAVAAVLAADPLVEALPGRLPKPPSWLVAEVLPPLPLRSGAVLPVAAVRRVLTMLALSKAGTPYPGLALVARACAPGAWAEFCWAVFEEWRLAGMPAKESWALTQLGDFGDDGTARRLAPVLCRWPRQKAARRSTDGLEVLAAIGTDAALRELHGITQRVRLSGIRERAREKIAEIAVANGLTPDQLADRLTPDFGLAADGTMRLDYGPRAFTVALDAHLGPYLLDGAGRRRAALPAPAAKDDPELALAARRRYAALKKELRTVGAGQVLRLEGAMLDQRAWGADEFRSLFLGHPLLGHLGHRLLWTADGTAFRIAEDGTFADRDDEPFELPADAAVRLAHPALLGGSLPLWAELFTDYLVIQPFPQLGRPVRSLTAEEAAGHRLPRFEGRTVPVEAVRALLRRGAGWTTFEVGEARTVVHKQLPGVHHLSVTLDPGLHQALTDQTLLEVWLGTRPGRYRDRAGHRRPFAELDAVSASELLADLEELTGAA, from the coding sequence GTGGCCGAGCGGCACGGGGCGGCGGCGGTGACGGCGGCGGCCGCCGAGCGGTACGGGGCCGGGGCGGCGGCGGCCGTCGCGGCGGTGCTGGCCGCCGATCCGCTGGTGGAGGCGCTGCCCGGGCGGCTCCCGAAGCCGCCGTCGTGGCTGGTGGCGGAGGTGCTGCCACCGCTGCCGCTGCGTTCGGGGGCGGTGCTGCCGGTGGCGGCGGTGCGCCGGGTGCTGACCATGCTGGCGCTGTCGAAGGCCGGCACCCCGTACCCGGGGCTGGCGCTGGTGGCCCGGGCGTGCGCGCCCGGCGCGTGGGCGGAGTTCTGCTGGGCGGTGTTCGAGGAGTGGCGGCTGGCCGGGATGCCCGCCAAGGAGAGCTGGGCGCTGACCCAGCTCGGCGACTTCGGCGACGACGGCACCGCGCGCCGGCTGGCCCCGGTGCTGTGCCGGTGGCCGCGGCAGAAGGCCGCCCGGCGGTCGACGGACGGCCTGGAGGTGCTGGCGGCGATCGGCACGGACGCCGCGCTGCGGGAGCTGCACGGCATCACCCAGCGGGTGCGCCTGTCCGGGATCCGGGAGCGCGCCCGGGAGAAGATCGCCGAGATCGCCGTGGCGAACGGCCTGACGCCCGACCAGCTCGCCGACCGGCTGACGCCCGACTTCGGCCTGGCGGCGGACGGGACGATGCGGCTGGACTACGGCCCGCGCGCGTTCACCGTCGCCCTGGACGCGCACCTGGGGCCGTACCTGCTGGACGGGGCGGGCAGGCGCCGGGCCGCCCTGCCCGCGCCCGCCGCCAAGGACGACCCGGAGCTGGCGCTCGCCGCCCGCCGGCGGTACGCCGCGCTGAAGAAGGAGCTGCGCACCGTCGGCGCCGGCCAGGTGCTCCGGCTGGAGGGCGCCATGCTCGACCAGCGGGCCTGGGGCGCGGACGAGTTCAGGTCGCTGTTCCTGGGCCACCCGCTGCTCGGCCACCTCGGCCACCGGCTGCTGTGGACGGCCGACGGCACCGCGTTCCGGATCGCCGAGGACGGCACCTTCGCCGACCGGGACGACGAGCCGTTCGAGCTGCCCGCGGACGCCGCCGTCCGGCTCGCCCACCCGGCCCTGCTGGGCGGGTCGCTGCCGCTCTGGGCGGAGCTGTTCACCGACTACCTGGTCATCCAGCCCTTCCCGCAACTCGGGCGCCCGGTCAGGTCGTTGACCGCCGAGGAGGCCGCCGGCCACCGGCTGCCCCGCTTCGAGGGGCGCACCGTCCCGGTCGAGGCGGTGCGCGCGCTGCTGCGGCGCGGGGCGGGCTGGACGACGTTCGAGGTCGGCGAGGCCAGGACGGTCGTCCACAAGCAGCTGCCGGGCGTCCACCACCTGAGCGTCACCCTCGACCCCGGCCTGCACCAGGCCCTGACCGACCAGACGCTGCTGGAGGTCTGGCTCGGCACCCGGCCGGGCCGGTACCGGGACCGCGCCGGGCACCGCCGCCCCTTCGCCGAGCTGGACGCCGTCAGCGCCTCCGAACTCCTCGCCGACCTGGAGGAGCTGACCGGCGCGGCTTGA
- a CDS encoding GNAT family N-acetyltransferase → MSLSIEEVAAAGAAWVWMPEDAEVVADGLCTILRLPAYYPFRLSVVAFAPGEPLAGSVDAVLARARGLGLPVLDWQVLIGDPAGLEGELVARGGRLKIDLEILAADLSGGAPVLRPPVVATELRWAVDGATARDGAAVEVTGFGGGLPPAARIEETAARGAREVPAGRGGRLVAYLDGEPAGVGGVRVVDGVARLTGGVVVPARRGCGVYRALLAARLEYAVAHGARMALVKGNPRTSGPILRRAGFTGYGREPVYVLPLG, encoded by the coding sequence ATGAGCCTGTCGATCGAGGAGGTGGCCGCCGCCGGGGCGGCCTGGGTGTGGATGCCGGAGGACGCGGAGGTCGTCGCGGACGGGCTGTGCACGATCCTGCGGCTGCCCGCGTACTACCCCTTCCGGCTCTCGGTGGTGGCCTTCGCCCCCGGGGAGCCGCTGGCGGGGTCCGTGGACGCCGTGCTGGCACGGGCGCGGGGGCTCGGGTTGCCGGTGCTGGACTGGCAGGTGCTGATCGGGGACCCGGCCGGGCTGGAGGGCGAACTGGTGGCCCGGGGCGGGCGGCTCAAGATCGACCTGGAGATCCTGGCCGCGGATCTGTCCGGGGGCGCGCCGGTGCTGCGGCCGCCGGTGGTGGCGACGGAGCTGCGCTGGGCGGTGGACGGGGCGACGGCGCGGGACGGGGCGGCGGTCGAGGTCACCGGGTTCGGGGGCGGTCTTCCGCCCGCCGCGCGGATCGAGGAGACCGCGGCCCGGGGCGCGCGGGAGGTGCCGGCGGGCCGGGGCGGGAGGCTCGTCGCCTACCTGGACGGCGAGCCCGCCGGGGTGGGCGGCGTGCGGGTGGTGGACGGCGTCGCCCGGCTGACCGGCGGGGTGGTCGTTCCGGCCCGGCGGGGGTGCGGGGTGTACCGGGCGCTGCTGGCGGCGCGGTTGGAGTACGCGGTGGCGCACGGCGCGCGGATGGCCCTGGTGAAGGGCAACCCGCGCACCTCCGGGCCGATCCTGCGCCGGGCCGGGTTCACCGGGTACGGCCGGGAGCCGGTCTACGTGCTCCCGTTGGGCTGA
- a CDS encoding AAA family ATPase yields the protein MPVSSPVRADMQRPPAEVRHAQELAALREKDTDPRPPGWELSLRAARRFVVGDERAGISRKFVGNAALVERALVTLATDRGLMLVGEPGTAKSLLSELIAAAVSGTSTLTVQGGAATTEDQIKYGWNYALLVSEGPSTRSLVPAPMLKGMAQGKVVRFEEITRCPLEVQDCLLSLLSERVLAVPELDGPEGMVFAGAGFNVIATANTRDRGVNEMSAALKRRFNFETVFPIADFDTEVALVEAESAALLRRSGVAPAPDRDLLEVLVATFRALRSPDGAGRGASSAVLSTAEAVSVAHAVGVRGWFLRQEPGSAADLVTCLAGTAAKDDPEDLARLRRFLEQQADRRKGGRWRELYDARHLLAD from the coding sequence ATGCCCGTTTCGAGCCCCGTCCGTGCCGACATGCAGCGGCCGCCCGCCGAGGTGCGGCACGCGCAGGAGTTGGCGGCGCTGCGGGAGAAGGACACCGATCCGCGGCCGCCGGGGTGGGAGTTGAGCCTGCGGGCGGCGCGGCGGTTCGTGGTGGGGGACGAACGGGCCGGGATCAGCCGGAAGTTCGTGGGGAACGCGGCGCTGGTGGAGCGGGCGCTGGTGACGCTGGCGACGGACCGCGGGCTGATGCTGGTGGGTGAGCCGGGGACGGCGAAGTCGCTACTGTCGGAGCTGATCGCGGCGGCGGTCAGCGGCACGTCCACGCTGACGGTGCAGGGCGGCGCGGCGACCACCGAGGACCAGATCAAGTACGGCTGGAACTACGCGCTGCTGGTCTCGGAGGGCCCGTCGACGCGTTCGCTGGTGCCCGCGCCGATGCTGAAGGGCATGGCGCAGGGGAAGGTCGTCCGGTTCGAGGAGATCACCCGCTGCCCGCTGGAGGTGCAGGACTGCCTGCTCTCGCTGCTGTCCGAACGGGTGCTGGCGGTGCCGGAGTTGGACGGCCCGGAGGGCATGGTGTTCGCGGGCGCCGGGTTCAACGTGATCGCCACCGCGAACACCAGGGACCGCGGCGTCAACGAGATGAGCGCCGCGCTCAAGCGCCGCTTCAACTTCGAGACGGTCTTCCCGATCGCCGACTTCGACACCGAAGTCGCCCTGGTGGAGGCCGAGTCGGCGGCCCTGCTGCGCCGCTCGGGCGTCGCTCCGGCCCCGGACCGGGACCTGCTGGAGGTGCTGGTGGCGACCTTCCGGGCGCTGCGTTCGCCGGACGGCGCCGGGCGGGGCGCGTCCTCGGCGGTGCTGAGCACCGCCGAGGCGGTGTCGGTGGCGCACGCGGTCGGGGTGCGCGGCTGGTTCCTGCGCCAGGAGCCGGGCAGCGCGGCCGACCTGGTGACCTGCCTGGCCGGCACCGCCGCCAAGGACGACCCGGAGGATCTGGCCCGGCTGCGGCGCTTCCTGGAGCAGCAGGCCGACCGCCGCAAGGGCGGCCGCTGGCGCGAACTGTACGACGCCCGGCACCTGTTGGCCGACTGA
- a CDS encoding DUF5682 family protein, with protein sequence MAAPEAVFLGVRHHSPACAALVARTIGELRPAHVLVEGPADLNPRLDELLLGHRLPVAVFSHYRDEERTATSWAPLCAYSPEWVALAEGRAAGAQVRFVDLPAWHPAFTDRARPLANRFADAEARYARATERLCQAFGTDSPDTLWDGLVELPDPTGLAERLDAYFELVRGDAAADEGDAAREAYMARWVRAALGRGDGPVLVVTGGFHTPALRALAAAPAAGDDWPEVPLPPDGAAGGSHLVPYSFRQLDAFGGYQSGMPSPGYYQLLWERGPQGAADGLTEEVVRRLRAAGVRVSTADLIAARTLAEGLAAMRGHRTRSRADVLDGLVSGLVGEALDQPLPWQVRGRPTTGTDPLVRALVEAGTGDRVGRLHPDTPAPPLVHDVAGEQEACGVRTGSPAAADLTTAEGLRRSRFLHRLRVLDVPGHVRESGPTGGGDPVFAERWVPSPHGWAHRRDAALIEAGAYGARLSDAAAAALSERARDAGTDPAALAGLLFDAVLCGVGALAGELLDTLAERVGRAPELGAVGEVLATTLDLWRHDRVYGVAADPRLARLVDAALHRVLWLAEGLHGGGGVDHARLRAATAARDALRHAAPVLTLPRPAALATAARVAADPAAPRTSAAPPSACTGR encoded by the coding sequence ATGGCGGCTCCGGAGGCGGTGTTCCTGGGCGTGCGGCACCACTCGCCGGCCTGCGCGGCGCTGGTGGCGCGCACCATCGGGGAGCTGCGGCCCGCGCACGTGCTGGTCGAGGGCCCGGCGGACCTGAACCCGCGGCTGGACGAGCTGCTGCTCGGCCACCGGCTGCCGGTCGCGGTGTTCAGCCACTACCGGGACGAGGAGCGGACGGCGACGTCCTGGGCGCCGCTGTGCGCGTACTCGCCGGAGTGGGTGGCGCTGGCCGAGGGCCGGGCGGCGGGCGCGCAGGTGCGCTTCGTCGACCTGCCGGCCTGGCACCCGGCGTTCACCGACCGGGCGCGCCCGCTGGCGAACCGGTTCGCGGACGCGGAGGCCCGGTACGCGCGGGCCACCGAGCGGCTGTGCCAGGCGTTCGGGACGGACTCGCCGGACACCCTGTGGGACGGCCTGGTCGAGCTGCCCGACCCAACGGGTCTGGCCGAACGGCTGGACGCCTACTTCGAGTTGGTGCGCGGCGACGCGGCCGCGGACGAGGGCGACGCGGCCCGCGAGGCGTACATGGCGCGCTGGGTGCGGGCCGCGCTGGGGCGCGGGGACGGGCCGGTGCTGGTGGTCACCGGCGGCTTCCACACGCCCGCGCTGCGCGCCCTGGCCGCGGCGCCCGCCGCCGGGGACGACTGGCCGGAGGTGCCGCTCCCGCCGGACGGCGCGGCCGGCGGGAGCCACCTGGTGCCGTACTCCTTCCGGCAGTTGGACGCGTTCGGCGGCTACCAGTCCGGCATGCCCTCCCCCGGCTACTACCAACTGCTGTGGGAGCGCGGCCCGCAGGGCGCGGCGGACGGCCTGACCGAGGAGGTGGTGCGGCGGCTGCGGGCGGCCGGGGTGCGGGTGTCGACGGCCGACCTGATCGCGGCCCGCACCCTGGCCGAGGGCCTGGCGGCGATGCGCGGGCACCGGACGCGTTCGCGCGCCGACGTGCTGGACGGCCTGGTCTCGGGGCTGGTCGGCGAGGCGCTGGACCAACCGCTGCCGTGGCAGGTGCGCGGGCGGCCGACGACCGGCACCGACCCGCTGGTGCGGGCGCTGGTCGAGGCAGGCACCGGCGACCGGGTCGGCCGGCTGCACCCGGACACGCCCGCGCCGCCGCTGGTCCACGACGTGGCGGGCGAGCAGGAGGCGTGCGGCGTCCGGACGGGCTCCCCCGCGGCGGCGGACCTGACCACCGCGGAGGGGCTGCGGCGCAGCCGCTTCCTGCACCGGTTGCGGGTGCTGGACGTGCCCGGGCACGTCCGGGAGAGCGGGCCGACCGGCGGCGGCGACCCGGTGTTCGCCGAGCGCTGGGTGCCGTCCCCGCACGGCTGGGCGCACCGGCGCGACGCCGCGCTGATCGAGGCCGGCGCGTACGGGGCGCGGCTGTCCGACGCGGCGGCGGCGGCCCTGTCCGAGCGGGCCCGGGACGCGGGCACCGATCCGGCGGCGCTGGCCGGGCTGCTGTTCGACGCCGTCCTGTGCGGGGTCGGCGCGCTGGCCGGCGAACTCCTCGACACGCTCGCCGAACGGGTCGGCCGCGCCCCCGAACTCGGCGCGGTGGGCGAGGTGCTGGCCACCACCCTGGACCTGTGGCGGCACGACCGGGTGTACGGGGTGGCGGCCGATCCGCGGCTGGCCCGCCTGGTCGACGCCGCCCTGCACCGCGTGCTGTGGCTGGCCGAGGGCCTGCACGGCGGGGGCGGGGTCGACCACGCCCGGCTGCGCGCCGCCACCGCGGCCCGCGACGCCCTGCGGCACGCCGCGCCCGTCCTCACCCTGCCCCGGCCCGCCGCCCTCGCCACCGCCGCCCGGGTCGCCGCCGACCCGGCCGCGCCCCGGACCTCCGCGGCGCCGCCCTCGGCCTGCACTGGTCGCTGA